From Nerophis lumbriciformis linkage group LG38, RoL_Nlum_v2.1, whole genome shotgun sequence, the proteins below share one genomic window:
- the LOC133578117 gene encoding odorant receptor 131-2-like, whose translation MNTQFMLHNVTVVVGYRDPFIKVVFKNVLVFVLGLLINYINIIFMHTFCKHQMFYTNPRYILFFHLVLNNVIQVNLTLVLFFVSYIVYTINMSVCATLILLALFTTENMPLNLACMAAECYIAVCLPLQHARLCTVNRTLIIIVLIWTNSLISVLPDLFITLATEPLDFFSSRVFCLRETAFPKPLLALKRDSIYAVYLILVWFVLFYTYFMILCTAQKASKDGKKARMTILLHSVQVLLCMTTYAAPMVKIAIKTLFSQNHIDSLFAGYIIVQILPRAINPVIYGIRDKCLSKYFMRQVSCKSV comes from the exons ATGAACACGCAGTTCATGCTGCACAATGTGACCGTGGTTGTGGGGTACCGAGACCCGTTTATCAAAGTGGTCTTCAAAAATGTTCTAGTGTTTGTCCTTGGCCTGCTCATCAACTACATCAACATCATCTTCATGCACACCTTCTGCAAGCACCAG ATGTTCTACACCAACCCTCGCTACATCCTCTTCTTCCACCTGGTGCTAAACAACGTGATCCAAGTGAACTTGACCCTGGTGCTCTTCTTTGTCAGCTACATCGTCTACACGATCAACATGTCCGTGTGTGCCACTTTGATCCTGCTGGCGCTCTTCACCACCGAGAACATGCCGCTCAATCTGGCGTGCATGGCGGCCGAGTGCTACATCGCCGTGTGCCTGCCACTGCAGCATGCCCGCCTCTGCACTGTCAACAGAACTCTCATCATTATCGTTCTGATCTGGACCAACAGCTTGATCTCGGTTCTGCCTGACCTCTTCATCACCTTAGCCACCGAGCCGCTCGACTTCTTCTCTTCCAGAGTGTTCTGTTTGCGAGAAACTGCCTTTCCTAAACCTCTATTAGCCCTGAAGCGGGACAGCATCTACGCCGTGTACCTGATCCTGGTCTGGTTTGTCCTCTTTTACACATACTTTATGATTCTCTGCACTGCCCAAAAGGCCAGCAAGGACGGCAAGAAGGCCCGGATGACCATCCTGCTACACAGCGTCCAGGTTCTCCTATGCATGACCACGTATGCCGCGCCGATGGTCAAAATCGCTATAAAGACCTTGTTCTCCCAGAACCACATCGACTCtctcttcgctggctacatcatCGTACAGATACTACCTCGTGCCATCAATCCTGTCATCTATGGCATTCGAGACAAATGTTTGAGTAAGTACTTCATGCGCCAAGTGAGCTGCAAGAGCGTTTAG